Below is a genomic region from Rosa chinensis cultivar Old Blush chromosome 5, RchiOBHm-V2, whole genome shotgun sequence.
taagagattttctatctcttcttctattttatagattctagtctgaagtctataaataatatcccagtaattgggagattctctatcaaggctgtcccgataggtttttaattttctcagtttttctctctctttctgcagttctttagtagtatgtttgcatatagcaacaagctcaagtctgtctacaattgaaattatgaatagtaaattgtactgtttacctttcgaattagaggatgactgtcagcttcatacatatattcaaatgaaacaaactctgatgggcccaccacgtttctaaaacaacatatataaatttatgaaagagacatatgcagatgcagactctaacagaccaaaacaacaaaggggtactaatggtagggatTTTGAAAAGACGGGTAGGTAGAAAAGAAAGTGAGGAAAAGTTgtgtaaaagagaacaaaaataatacactggggtgtatgagaagtattttcccaaatttggggtgtatgagcattaacccttaattttaattttcaattgtcaattttattttcttcgcaattaaaaaaatcaattttcacaaaccactttcattgtccataccatttggttgtgagcttccgcatttatttgtggttaTCTTGACCCATTTTAGGCTTGATTGTTCCGAGCTGGGtatgtaaatagcttggtgctatttttaggttttgtttgttgaattgttggtgacttagtaatcggcataaccaaggattaaaattagcttttcaatccccgtgatacgataatttcgggttcaaatatttcccacttctttgatgaccgtgcccttattgcgcgtaagttgtATTCAAGCACACAAATCAATAAATGtagtcaatgattacatcaaatggtCCCAAAAAGGTCTAatctaaaataaagaaaatcaaactgagacacattgtagtcactctatccatttggcaactccaatcaaatatgaccaggaaagtagagagagagatgttggtggagcgaggctcgcttaagtaccaattatctcaatgactttcttagacatcatattttattgggtaCGCCACATAAGAAATAGTTAATCAATggtcatttattgactattaaatgattcttgaaaaataaaaaggactattctaatcaaagtctgcagcatctttgtgcacttcatcttcagctttgaagtcctctatggtgagattaacgtctccaccattttcttcttcttctgcaaggtacacttcttgcttcctcttttgggtgcattataattcgcatcatgaacgctcttagttctaatgggccttgaattataattcctcacgagtatgttatcatgtttctcagctacagatatgatattgataagctattgaaacctcgtgatccttCTAgtattgacttcagtacggtattgctttgataccacaatggctgaaacgggcaaggtggagagagtcttctcaattagctcttgctctgtgacaggttatCCAcagaacctcaacatggactgtaggtgaagagcttctgaattatattcagcaacagacttgaaatcagtaaagtgcagattgttccattgaaccttcaagtcagggaggaggaaatcttggacattgccaaagcgctcttctagcgctacccatatctctcttgcatccttgatcaacatatactccaatctgagtgccttgtccatatggcttcgcatcaagataactgcttgagcatgctttgtaggtgttcgcacaaacacaagatccgggttaggtgcctggattatgggtagtATTCCCTtcgaagtgaggtggttctcaacgtcggttacccaactgtggtaatccgagcctgttgagtcaagcatgaaAGTCGAGCCTTGGTttattcgacatcctgaaaataagaagagaagatatattagtttcggagctaaacttccacgaaaactaaaataataggatttccgagctatgctaccaagaaatcaatttccaagaatctcttttggattagactaaattataatgttttaatatggtcacaatttgatgcttgcggacgctcttagtccaatcattatgaacactcttagttcatacgaacgctcttagttcgtttaattatgaacaatcttagttcatacgaacactcttagttttTTAAGCGtaaatccccacaattccgctttgttaaatattcaaaaccatttggcaacatatattccaatattccgcagaaaataaaaggaatttaaaatacaataaagcagcaaccttaattataaaaacttacgtgattgttcttggcttgaagacACTCGCGTGTTAGAGCAGGCGTGTTTTGGGGCAGTAGTAACAAGTGGCGGCAACAGCAATGGGCAGTAGTAGCAAGCAGGGATGGTGGTGCATGGGCTATAGGCTGCAGCGAGGGGAACAGTGGCAGTGTGGGCTGCAGGTGTGCAGGCTGCAGCGACGGCTGCTGGGCAGTAGatgcgctgcaggggcagcgttGGCTGGCAGGAGAGCAGGGGTGCGTCGCTGGAGGATGCAGCAGGAGAGCAGCGTGGGCTGCTGGGTTTGCGGCAGCAGGCGTGATGGGTGAGGAACGCAGCAAGGCAGGGGACGCTGGCGCAGGGGCGTGGCAGGGAGTAGGCAGCGGTGCGACAGGGTGCAATAGGCGGGCTGGGCAGTGCGGGCTGCAGGTAGGCCGGTGGGCTGGTGCGCGGCAAGGGCAGCAGTAGGCTGTGGCAGGAGGCTAGGGTTTTCGGCAGTCTTCAGATAGGGTTAGggctcatgctgataacgtgttgtaggagaattataattgtgtttattattgataataggagccctttaaataaggagttacaaggtacccaaaaggtaatagaatctgaatacaattgaatacctagaacactttcctattacaactctaaaccctagtttgtagaggcacacattatgtcgacatccttcaacaggAACAATGAATTAAAGTACTAAGATCTTTGCCAATTGCCAAATTGATTCATTTTTTCAGGCCTTCAGAACTCGAGAATGGTAACAATGGGCTGTATTATTCTTTATTAGTAACATTGAATGAGAAACTTGACCTTCTACTTTTTTCCTGACGAAAACACGGGGATGCTTTGCTCATTCCTAAAGAAGTTGCCAGGATCAACCAAGGTCTTAACATGAACAAGTCTCCTAAAGTTGTTCTTGAAGTACTTCAAACCCCAAATGCTTGCTTGTGCATAGCTTGTATTGCCATAACTGTTCCTTCCCAAATCAAGATCCCTATAATTCAAATAGGCAGCTCTAGGAGACTTTGAAACATACGGGGCCATGTATGCATACAGCCTTCTCATAAATCCAACATACTTCTTCGTGTCCTTGCCATCACCCCAAGTAACCATATACTGGATTTCGTATTTGTTTCCTTTTCGATGTGGGAAAGCAGTTTCTGAATCGGAAATCTCACTCATTTTTCCTCCATATGGTGTCAATATCATAAAGGATGTGTTTGCTTCAAGCAATAAGTGCCATAAGCCTTCCAAGCCAGCTTCTGAGATGGGTTCAGTCACAAAGTCTGATTTTGCTTTGAAGAAGTAGCTGAATTGCCGGCGCTTCAGCAAAATCTCCAAGGATTCGTGTATCGAGTAACCAGCAGAGTCCAAAACAGACTGAATCCAACTCATCTCACTGCAATGGCTGCTCTCTAAACTCAACTCTGGGAAGTTTTCCTGTATCACCTGGACAGCTTTGTCGACCCGCCCAAGAAACAGCGAACCGAATTCAACTGTAATAGTATTGTCACTACTTCCTACAACTGAATGTAGGAAAAAGTCTTCAGGAAGCTTGTCTGCAATTTTTTGCCATTTCAAAAGAAGTTTGGTTGCACCTTGTTCTTTTGTCTTTGTAACGTCGC
It encodes:
- the LOC112165162 gene encoding berberine bridge enzyme-like 18 translates to MNMETFHVKLFSLLFILLNSVWSTTSTSNSESFVQCFSSHLQNSNSSNEIILPRTSSAYPSVLDFSIQNLRFLNNSTPKPEAIITPFDESQVQAAVICSKKSGIQIRIRSGGHDYEGLSYVSRAPFIIIDLFNLRSIDVDIKNESAWVKSGATLGELYYNIAQKSKVYGFPAGTCPTVGVGGHISGGGFGTIFRKYGLASDNVIDARIVDVNGRILDRKSMGEELFWAIRGGGGSSFGVILAWKLRLVPVPPTVTVCDVTKTKEQGATKLLLKWQKIADKLPEDFFLHSVVGSSDNTITVEFGSLFLGRVDKAVQVIQENFPELSLESSHCSEMSWIQSVLDSAGYSIHESLEILLKRRQFSYFFKAKSDFVTEPISEAGLEGLWHLLLEANTSFMILTPYGGKMSEISDSETAFPHRKGNKYEIQYMVTWGDGKDTKKYVGFMRRLYAYMAPYVSKSPRAAYLNYRDLDLGRNSYGNTSYAQASIWGLKYFKNNFRRLVHVKTLVDPGNFFRNEQSIPVFSSGKK